A single genomic interval of Bradyrhizobium sp. sBnM-33 harbors:
- a CDS encoding adenylate/guanylate cyclase domain-containing protein, protein MDVAAWLCGLGLGQYEQAFRENDIDAEVLMDLTAEDLIGLGIGSIGHRRKLLAAIAALRASSFSATTSVKAAPAAVSSKVSLAPEAERRQLTVMFIDLVNSTALAARLDPEEMAEVLRTYQSAVAGAISRFEGHVAKYMGDGVLAYFGYPRAHENAAERAVRAGLAAVAAVHSLGSAHGETLAARVGIATGPVVVGELIGEGAAREETVVGDTPNLAARLQTLAEPGTLVISARTRELIGGLFELAELGMQILKGFPVPVRAWRVVGEGAVESRFEALHGAGLTPLVGRENEVGLLLEHWERAKEGEGQVVLLGGEPGIGKSRLVRALRGRLENEPHTALSHYCSPHHQTSPLYPVIGLLERAAGFTADDPAATRLEKLEALLALSTDRVAAVAPLLAALLSLETAARYPPLDMSPHRQKERTLEELVDQVLGLASCRPVLVLYEDVHWADPTSLELLDLMVDRVQGAPVLVLITFRPEFAPPWTRHAHVTALTLSRLSRRQGAAMVARLSGGKALPPAVLDQIVAKTDGVPLFVEELTRTVLETNLLRDEGDHYALAGPLPPMAIPTTLQESLLARLDRLAPAREVAQVAAAIGREFSHELLAITAALPESDLQAALDDLVGSGLVFRRGTPPQATYSFKHALVQDTAYATLVRAKRQRLHARIAAALEQHFPETVQAQPELLAHHFMEAGLAEPATDYWLKAGQRAIARSSMAEALAQLRNGLNLLAGLPEADRRWRELDLQVALGVALMATQGWAAPEAGRANARARELCEQIGATSQLWPVLYGQWVFHGVRAEHNAARDVADEFLRRAQDHQETSATLVAHRVSGTGALWRGEVAAARPHLERTLALYDPERHRSLAFLYVQDPRVAALSSLSWTLLALGYPEQALARSREALEAANDLTHLNTLAYALLFACLFEQYRRAGREARDRAEALVKLSTEQDFPHFLAAATVIRGWALTESGELETGLAQLRQGLPAWRATGASVYEPHFLGLQAEALGRSGAVEEGLDLIAKALDRVEETGERWFEAELHRMMGELMLRLPRPDPIAAEARFEHAAATACQQGAKLWELRAATRLAKLWREQGRRGEAHDLLASLHSQFTEGFGSPDLQTARAILRETTASSEPKMDPKHQ, encoded by the coding sequence CTGTGTCCAGCAAGGTGTCGCTTGCACCCGAGGCCGAGCGCCGCCAGCTCACCGTGATGTTTATCGACCTGGTCAACTCGACCGCGCTCGCGGCGCGGCTCGATCCGGAGGAAATGGCCGAAGTCCTTCGGACCTACCAGAGCGCAGTGGCGGGCGCGATCTCGCGGTTCGAAGGGCACGTGGCGAAATACATGGGAGATGGTGTGCTGGCCTATTTCGGCTATCCGCGCGCCCACGAGAATGCGGCCGAACGCGCGGTGCGGGCCGGTCTCGCCGCGGTCGCGGCAGTGCACAGCCTGGGATCGGCGCATGGCGAGACGCTGGCGGCCCGTGTCGGCATTGCGACCGGCCCGGTGGTTGTCGGCGAGTTGATCGGCGAAGGCGCGGCGCGCGAGGAGACGGTGGTCGGCGACACGCCGAACCTCGCGGCGCGGCTGCAAACCCTGGCCGAGCCGGGCACGCTGGTGATCTCCGCCCGCACCCGGGAGCTCATTGGCGGGCTGTTCGAGCTCGCCGAGCTCGGCATGCAGATCTTGAAGGGATTTCCCGTTCCGGTGCGGGCGTGGCGCGTGGTCGGGGAAGGCGCGGTCGAGAGCCGGTTCGAGGCGTTGCACGGGGCCGGCCTGACGCCGCTGGTCGGTCGCGAGAATGAGGTGGGCCTGCTGCTCGAGCACTGGGAGCGAGCCAAGGAGGGTGAGGGCCAGGTGGTGCTGCTCGGGGGCGAGCCCGGCATCGGCAAGTCGCGCCTCGTGCGGGCGCTGCGCGGGCGCCTTGAAAATGAGCCGCATACGGCCCTGAGCCACTACTGCTCACCGCACCATCAGACCAGCCCGCTTTATCCGGTGATCGGCCTGCTGGAGCGGGCAGCGGGCTTCACCGCAGATGATCCTGCCGCAACGAGGCTCGAGAAGCTCGAGGCGCTGCTTGCACTCTCGACTGATCGCGTCGCCGCGGTGGCCCCGCTGCTCGCGGCATTGCTGTCGCTCGAGACGGCCGCGCGCTATCCACCGCTCGACATGAGCCCGCATCGGCAGAAGGAACGGACGCTCGAGGAGCTGGTCGATCAGGTCCTAGGGCTCGCGAGTTGCCGGCCCGTCCTCGTCCTGTACGAGGACGTGCACTGGGCAGATCCCACCTCGCTCGAGCTGCTCGATCTCATGGTCGACCGGGTGCAAGGCGCCCCCGTGCTCGTCCTCATCACCTTCCGGCCCGAGTTCGCGCCGCCCTGGACGCGCCATGCCCACGTCACCGCGCTGACCCTCAGCCGGTTAAGCCGCCGCCAGGGCGCGGCCATGGTCGCGCGGCTGAGCGGCGGCAAGGCGCTGCCTCCTGCGGTGCTCGACCAGATCGTCGCCAAGACGGACGGCGTGCCCCTGTTCGTCGAGGAGCTGACGCGGACCGTGCTGGAGACCAATCTGCTCCGGGATGAGGGCGACCACTACGCACTCGCGGGGCCCCTGCCGCCCATGGCTATCCCAACCACGCTCCAGGAGTCGCTGCTGGCCCGGCTCGACCGGCTGGCCCCGGCCCGTGAGGTCGCCCAGGTCGCGGCCGCTATTGGCCGGGAATTCTCGCACGAACTGCTCGCGATAACGGCGGCGCTGCCGGAGAGCGATCTGCAGGCGGCGTTGGACGACCTCGTCGGCTCGGGCCTGGTGTTCCGGCGCGGGACGCCGCCTCAGGCGACCTACAGCTTCAAGCATGCACTCGTGCAGGACACCGCCTATGCGACCCTGGTGCGTGCGAAGCGGCAGCGCTTGCACGCCCGGATCGCCGCCGCGCTCGAGCAGCATTTTCCGGAGACCGTGCAGGCGCAGCCTGAACTACTGGCCCACCATTTTATGGAGGCAGGACTGGCCGAACCGGCGACCGACTATTGGTTGAAGGCAGGACAGCGAGCCATCGCCCGATCGTCTATGGCTGAAGCGCTTGCGCAGTTGCGGAACGGGTTGAACCTGCTTGCGGGCCTGCCGGAGGCCGATCGGAGGTGGCGAGAACTTGACCTCCAGGTGGCGTTGGGCGTGGCGCTGATGGCTACGCAAGGCTGGGCAGCGCCGGAAGCTGGGCGGGCCAACGCACGTGCCCGCGAGCTCTGCGAGCAGATCGGGGCCACCTCCCAACTCTGGCCCGTGCTTTACGGTCAATGGGTGTTCCACGGCGTACGCGCCGAGCACAACGCCGCGCGAGACGTGGCAGACGAGTTTCTGCGCCGGGCGCAGGACCATCAGGAAACTTCCGCAACCCTGGTGGCTCACCGCGTCAGCGGGACCGGTGCCCTTTGGCGCGGCGAGGTCGCCGCTGCCCGCCCCCATCTGGAGCGGACGCTCGCGCTCTATGACCCTGAGCGGCATCGCTCGCTCGCCTTTCTCTACGTACAGGATCCGCGGGTGGCGGCGCTGTCCTCGCTATCTTGGACGTTGTTGGCGCTGGGCTATCCGGAGCAGGCCTTGGCGCGGAGCCGAGAGGCGCTCGAGGCCGCCAACGATCTCACTCACCTCAACACGCTGGCGTACGCTCTCTTGTTCGCGTGTCTCTTCGAGCAGTACCGCCGGGCGGGGCGCGAGGCCCGGGATCGAGCGGAGGCACTGGTTAAGCTCTCGACCGAGCAGGACTTTCCACATTTCCTCGCGGCGGCCACGGTGATCCGGGGATGGGCTCTGACCGAGTCAGGTGAGTTAGAGACAGGGCTCGCTCAGCTTCGGCAGGGTCTGCCGGCTTGGCGTGCCACCGGGGCAAGTGTCTATGAGCCGCATTTCCTCGGCCTCCAGGCCGAGGCGCTCGGCCGTTCCGGCGCAGTGGAGGAAGGCTTGGATTTGATCGCAAAGGCGCTCGACCGCGTGGAAGAAACCGGCGAGCGGTGGTTCGAGGCCGAGCTCCATCGGATGATGGGCGAGCTGATGCTGCGGCTGCCGAGGCCCGACCCGATTGCCGCGGAAGCCCGGTTCGAGCATGCGGCTGCAACGGCGTGCCAGCAAGGCGCCAAGCTGTGGGAGTTGCGCGCAGCGACACGCCTTGCAAAACTTTGGAGAGAACAGGGTCGGCGCGGCGAGGCTCACGATCTGCTCGCCTCGCTCCATAGCCAGTTCACTGAGGGCTTTGGGTCACCGGATCTACAAACTGCCAGAGCAATACTTCGAGAGACCACTGCCAGCTCCGAGCCGAAGATGGATCCCAAACACCAGTAG